The following are encoded together in the Salvia hispanica cultivar TCC Black 2014 chromosome 6, UniMelb_Shisp_WGS_1.0, whole genome shotgun sequence genome:
- the LOC125195367 gene encoding uncharacterized protein LOC125195367 — translation MASGSGSGSGAGDSGAPDWRQIVRDELRAVTSREINRALQAAMQQQRQPAVPRPIHHRTQIPRDRIAAHHRLYEDYFVPQPRFGDNLFRRRFRMKRPLLLRIVGALERRYNYFRIREDAVGKPAHTPIQKCTAAIRQLAYGGTTDMFDEYLHIGESTARECLVFFCQGIREIFGDTYLQKPTPQDCQDLMNMHRAQHGFPGMLGSIDCMHWGWKNCPSAWKGLYTTGFKSKHPTIVLEATVRTTTSMSSPLFNDQELGVGPAVANGNQHNMSYYLADGIYPMWPIFVKTIRCVVEDKKKYFASRQEAARKDVERAFGVLQSRWTIVRVPSRLWHMECIADVMYACIILHNMIVEDEAAALADWASDDDDGAGLSHGVASPSGRMGVPHERAKRVRAFGDMR, via the exons ATGGCAAGTGGAagtggtagtggtagtggtgcGGGTGATAGCGGTGCTCCAGATTGGCGCCAGATCGTTAGGGATGAGCTGCGTGCCGTTACGTCTAGGGAGATAAATCGGGCGTTACAAGCGGCCATGCAGCAGCAGCGACAACCGGCGGTACCTCGACCCATCCATCATCGAACTCAAATACCTCGGGACCGCATCGCTGCACACCATCGGTTGTACGAGGATTACTTTGTTCCACAGCCGCGGTTTGGGGACAACTTATTCCGCCGACGTTTTAGGATGAAGCGTCCACTGTTGCTTCGTATTGTTGGCGCTCTAGAGCGTCGGTACAATTATTTCAGGATCAGAGAAGATGCAGTCGGTAAACCCGCCCACACGCCCATTCAGAAGTGCACGGCAGCAATCAGGCAGCTGGCATACGGAGGTACGaccgacatgttcgacgagtacctccacatcggcgAGTCGACTGCCCGTGAATGTCTGGTGTTTTTTTGTCAGGGCATTAGAGAGATATTCGGGGATACCTATCTTCAGAAGCCTACCCCCCAAGACTGCCAAGATCTGATGAATATGCACAGGGCTCAACACGGGTTTCCGGGAATGTTGGGCAGCATAGACTGTATGCATTGGGGATGGAAGAACTGCCCATCCGCCTGGAAAGGGTTGTACACAACCGGTTTCAAGAGCAAGCATCCCACGATTGTCCTTGAGGCG ACGgttcgaacaacgacatcaatgTCCTCCCCCCTTTTCAACGACCAAGAACTTGGTGTTGGTCCGGCcgtcgccaacggcaaccaaCACAACATGAGCTACTATTTAGCGGATGGGATTTATCCTATGTGGCCCATCTTCGTAAAGACGATCAGATGCGTTGTAGAAGATAAGAAGAAATACTTTGCGAGTCGTCAGGAGGcagcgcgcaaggatgtggagcgggcatttggtgtgctccagagtCGATGGACGATAGTGAGGGTTCCATCGCGGTTGTGGCATATGGAATGCATCGCTGATGTCATGTACGCATGTATTatcctgcacaacatgattgtcgaagaTGAAGCTGCAGCACTGGCTGATTGGGCCAGTGACGATGATGATGGTGCCGGTCTAAGCCACGGTGTGGCCAGCCCCAGTGGACGCATGGGGGTACCCCATGAAAGGGCCAAGCGGGTGCGTGCGTTTGGCGACATGCGCTAA
- the LOC125196697 gene encoding uncharacterized protein LOC125196697, with protein MKTVNADASAAVEEVREIAKYYYESATPKVKEQAKHFFRSMDLDRNGRINLEEFLSFMRQEGYKQMRSNSFFNMLDTSGRGTLAFMDVITLYYIIKSGRPFCDSCSHFIPGTFFSCVECFNQLGDSFIVCRPCHKSKSYDHNHHALFLDNFTLLQATKPHLPKNTSTITTNQEAAPAEPTQQPVLLGKDRPVKSDTQGYSIQKFQAATTEPTGISATAKTQQPLLLGKGDSASTSTSKNGDMKSKKSPSVTPVKSVAKTSTPNARIKSSLDQNAIVPATKPAASISSSRSTSKDDDITKYLTSEIYRVAREQTRSPLPPPSRSQSRSRPLNQSARVNVARSESTTSTPITIRESRPNQHAIARANQQVSCMKVASAVFKVLDAMVTVSSVMGVVSACTIM; from the exons atgaaaactgTGAATGCAGATGCATCAGCAGCAGTGGAGGAAGTGCGTGAGATCGCAAAATACTACTACGAGTCAGCAACACCGAAAGTGAAGGAGCAGGCAAAACACTTCTTCAGGTCCATGGATCTCGACCGGAATGGGAGGATCAATCTGGAGGAGTTCTTGTCATTCATGAGACAAGAAGGATACAAGCAGATGCGCAGCAATTCATTCTTCAATATGCTCGACACCTCCGGCCGCGGCACACTGGCCTTCATGGACGTCATCACGCTTTATTACATCATCAAAAGCGGCCGCCCTTTCTGCGACTCCTGCAGCCACTTCATTCCCGGAACGTTCTTCTCCTGTGTCGAGTGTTTCAACCAACTCGGAGATTCTTTCATTGTGTGCCGCCCTTGTCATAAGTCTAAGAGCTATGACCACAACCACCACGCACTATTCCTGGACAATTTTACCCTTCTGCAGGCCACCAAACCCCATTTACCAAagaatactagtactattactactaatcAG GAGGCTGCCCCTGCTGAACCAACTCAACAACCGGTATTATTGGGAAAAGATAGGCCTGTCAAATCAGATACTCAAGGATACTCGATCCAAAAATTTCAG gCTGCTACTACTGAACCAACTGGAATCTCAGCAACTGCTAAAACTCAACAACCATTATTACTTGGAAAAGGTGATTCTGCTTCGACTTCGACGTCTAAGAATGGCGACATGAAGAGCAAG AAATCGCCCAGTGTAACCCCGGTCAAAAGTGTAGCTAAGACTTCGACTCCTAATGCACGTATCAAGAGCAGCCTTGATCAAAATGCAATCGTTCCAGCAACTAAGCCG GctgcttcaatttcatcttcaCGGTCAACTTCGAAGGATGATGACATCACTAAGTACTTGACGAGTGAG ATCTATAGAGTAGCTCGTGAGCAGACGCGGTCGCCTCTGCCTCCGCCTTCACGGTCGCAGTCGCGTAGTCGTCCTCTAAATCAGTCAGCTAGAGTAAACGTCGCCAGAAGTGAATCTACGACTTCAACTCCCATTACCATTCGTGAGAGTCGCCCAAATCAACATGCAATCGCTCGAGCAAATCAACAG GTATCGTGTATGAAGGTAGCAAGTGCCGTATTCAAAGTGTTGGATGCGATGGTCACCGTTAGCAGCGTCATGGGCGTCGTCTCTGCCTGTACAATCATGTGA